TGTTGGTTATGTCATGATGTATTTCCTCTTTATACCCGGAAAACCGTGGTTGTACATCATTGCACTGCCCTTTTTCTCTTTTGGGATAGGGAGTTTGTTTACCATTATGATGTCCATGACAGCCGATGTCATCGATATAGATGAGCTCAATTCAGGTAAACGTAGGGAAGGTATCTTTGGTGCCATTTACTGGTGGATGGTCAAAGTGGGCTTTGCCATAGCCGGTGCGCTTAGTGGGGTAATTATTGGTATTGTTGGCTTTAACCCGGATTTGGTCACCACCGAACAACAGGGGGCAGTTGATGGGCTTCATGCATTTTTCTGCTTCTTTCCTATGGTAGGTACCCTATTTGCCATGTTGATTATGAAGAATTACGATGTTTCCGAGGAGCGCGCAAATGAAATACGTGCGAAATTGGAAAAGCGTAAGAACAAGCCAGCCGAAAAACTGACTTCGTACTACCAAACGGACAAGCTACATTCGCTAGCTACCATGGACCTAAATGTCCAGTCAAAGACGGATATCGACTTCCTGGGAAAAACGGATGCCGAAATCAGAAAGATATTTTCAAAATCGCTGACCACCGGACTTCATGGACTTTGCTTCAGTCCGTATTTGGAAGGTCAGGATATTGGTGATTCCCTGTCGGAAGCACAGATACGGCAACGGATGGAGGTCATTTTCCCCTACACCAAATGGGTCCGCTCTTTTTCCTGTACGGAAGGAAATGAGTTTATTCCCCACATCGCCCATGAAAAAGGCTTAAAAACAATGGTTGGGGCTTGGATCGGAAGTGATAAAAAAGAAAATGAAAAGGAAATCAAGGCCCTTATTGACCTGGCCACAAAGGGACAGGTTGATATCGCCGTAGTAGGCAATGAAGCCTTAATGCGGAATGAGGTCACAAAGCAGGAGATTCTGGATTATATCCGCCATGTCAAAAAAGCACTGCCGAACGTTCCGGTCGGTTATGTGGACGCTTATTATCAATTTCTTGAAAACCCGGAATTGATAGATGCCTGCGATGTGGTTTTGGTCAATTGTTATCCATTCTGGGAAGGATGCGATATTCAGTATGCGGCGACTTATTTAAAACAAATGTACACGGTAACCAAAAATGCCGCAGCAGAAAAACCTGTGATCATTACGGAAACGGGCTGGCCCGATCAGGGTACAAATACCGGGGCAGCGGAACCTTCCTCCACAAATGCGATGAAATACTTCATTAACAGTGGTAATTGGGCCACTCAAGAGGGAATCCCCATGTTTTATTTCTCATCCTTTGATGAGTCCTGGAAAGTGCACCATGAGGGGGATGTTGGGGAACGTTGGGGAATTTGGAATAAAAATGAACAACTAAAATATCAATAGAAATGTCATACAGGGAAGGCCATCAGTTTTCACGGGCAAAGCATAATTTCACCGAATACGCTGGGGTTGATTTCAGCAAAATTTCCGACGAGGAATTACGGGCATTGTGGTTGGAAACACTTCAAAACGGAATGCATGGTATTTGCTTTAGCATGTATGAAGATGGGCAAAAACCGGGCGATATCATTACCGAAGAACAAGTGGAACGACGAATCCAAATCCTTAAACCCTTTACCAAATGGGTACGTTCGTTTTCCTGCATTGAGGGAAACGAGCATGTACCTCGCATTGCCCATAAAAATGGACTCCAAACTTTGGTAGGTGCCTGGTTAAGTGACGATTTGGAAGCCAATGAAAAGGAAATAAATGCATTGATCCAATTGGCCAGCGAAGGTTGTGTTACCATAGCGGCAGTGGGCAATGAGGTGCTCTACAGGAATGAACTTAATGAAGAACAACTACTGGGCTATCTCAACAGGGTAAAAGAAGCCATACCGGGTATTCCCGTAGGCTATGTTGATGCCTACTACGAGTTTACGAACCATCCAAAGATTACGGAAACCTGTGATGTTATCCTCTCCAATTGCTATCCGTATTGGGAAGGTTGCCCCATAGAGTATTCCCTGAACCATATGCAACAAATGTATGGGCAGGCCGTTGATGCCGCAAATGGGAAAAAAGTAATCATCACGGAAACCGGATGGCCAAGTGAAGGGAGCAGCCTAAGGGGAGCTGTTTCCTCAGCAGAAAATGCAATGAAATACTTCACCAATACCCAGGTATGGTCGGCCAAGGCCAACATTGAGGTGTTCTATTTCTCATCATTTGACGAATCTTGGAAAACCGGGGATGAGGGGGATGTTGGTGCCTATTGGGGACTTTGGGACAAACATGAAAAACTAAAGTTTTAGAAGGGATGGATTAAACCTACCCTCCCTACCCTACTTTTTTGATCACCAAGCCCGTAGCACTTTGGTTTTATGGGCTATCGTCCTGCTAAAGTCTTAGTAAGACCTGGTGGGGAAGACCACTATGGTTGATTTTATGCTGATATTTTTTGGTTCTACGTGATATCGGTAACATAGGGACCAACCTTCAAAAATGACGGGATAATGGTTTCATAAAGTGTTAAATCGAATTGGGTGCGCACAAAATTCCCGAAATACACACTATTGGTCCGGTTTTTGCGTTTGATGGGAAGAACCAGAACATTATGAATATGAAATCATCAATCAAATTTCTATCCCTTTTTCTATTTGCAGTTGTTTTGTTACAATCATGTGGTAATGCCGATGATGACGTTAATTTCAATATAAATCAAGGTGAACTTGGACAAGGTGAGGAACCTGATGACTGTCTAAACTTTGAGGAAA
The sequence above is a segment of the Muricauda sp. SCSIO 64092 genome. Coding sequences within it:
- a CDS encoding MFS transporter — translated: MSEAMSTTAKVPFGQKVAFGVGMFANQMFPAILGIFMVVLVQSFGFNGWLWSLVYFFPRIFDSITDPIMGFISDNTKSKWGRRKQYVLIGGLLMGIAFTLMWQLYSDNTLQYNFWYFFLWSIVFYLGLTFFSVPYVAMGYEMSDDFHERTNIMAVAQWIGQWAWVIAPWFWVIMDDPDWFPNQEIAVRELAVWVAIPCAIAAMVPAIFIKSKSTLDEDYEPLNVANIGGSLKKIISSFKDAFKLAEFRRICGATFLIFNAFNTVAALTYFVIVYRLFNGDAVATGIWVALFGCIGALGTTFIVIPLVTWMSKIMGKKKAFMWAQAISIVGYVMMYFLFIPGKPWLYIIALPFFSFGIGSLFTIMMSMTADVIDIDELNSGKRREGIFGAIYWWMVKVGFAIAGALSGVIIGIVGFNPDLVTTEQQGAVDGLHAFFCFFPMVGTLFAMLIMKNYDVSEERANEIRAKLEKRKNKPAEKLTSYYQTDKLHSLATMDLNVQSKTDIDFLGKTDAEIRKIFSKSLTTGLHGLCFSPYLEGQDIGDSLSEAQIRQRMEVIFPYTKWVRSFSCTEGNEFIPHIAHEKGLKTMVGAWIGSDKKENEKEIKALIDLATKGQVDIAVVGNEALMRNEVTKQEILDYIRHVKKALPNVPVGYVDAYYQFLENPELIDACDVVLVNCYPFWEGCDIQYAATYLKQMYTVTKNAAAEKPVIITETGWPDQGTNTGAAEPSSTNAMKYFINSGNWATQEGIPMFYFSSFDESWKVHHEGDVGERWGIWNKNEQLKYQ
- a CDS encoding glycosyl hydrolase family 17 protein, producing the protein MSYREGHQFSRAKHNFTEYAGVDFSKISDEELRALWLETLQNGMHGICFSMYEDGQKPGDIITEEQVERRIQILKPFTKWVRSFSCIEGNEHVPRIAHKNGLQTLVGAWLSDDLEANEKEINALIQLASEGCVTIAAVGNEVLYRNELNEEQLLGYLNRVKEAIPGIPVGYVDAYYEFTNHPKITETCDVILSNCYPYWEGCPIEYSLNHMQQMYGQAVDAANGKKVIITETGWPSEGSSLRGAVSSAENAMKYFTNTQVWSAKANIEVFYFSSFDESWKTGDEGDVGAYWGLWDKHEKLKF